The DNA segment GTTGCTAATGAGCCAAGGGTTGGCTGTAATTGCTTTCAGGGATTTGTTTCGAAATCACTAAATTATGTTGGTACTTTATTTCTTGGCACATCCCTGCAATTGAATGCCATACTTCCAGATGGAAATAAGCGTGACTTTATACGGGAGTATTTTATAATGGAGAGATAGCTGGGATTTATATCCAAGCAGCATATTTATCTCGTCTTTATAGTGAGTTATTTTCTTTTCGTTACGAAACAGTATTTCTTAGCGAGTCGTTTATCGAGGTGCATATATTCCAGACTTTAACGTCTGGATACGTTACATTCTTTAAGGTGGATACGACGTACAACGATttgttttcattaatttttttatttactaatttAGTAATTTCTACTACTATCTTCAAATGTAACATCAACATCGGAACGAGCAAAAAATTTACTTCCTAACTTTTCTCATATTAAATCATATTATTTCCACATACCCTTTCCCTCGTTAACTCTATATAGATAATGATGGATTCCTAATTACTTCGTTTAATATTCAATTATATCGAAACAATATACAGAACAAAAGTATATCGAATACACACTATAATTTAAACGTAGGTATTTTCAGATACTCTAGAATAAGTTTGAAGTAAAACTAAGAATAAAATTGGCATCTATTATGACGCCATTTTAtcctgcgaaacatgcgaagatGTAAATAATTCCATCATAAAACTTACCGCACTCTTCATCCGTGCATTTGCTGTCATGTTTGTTTTACACCGAGTTTGAACCGCTTTTACTGCTACCTTTCTGTCGATTTCATCCCACTTATCTTTTTCTTTATCACAAAATATTTGGGAATGTAACAGGAGATAACGTTTAACCGCCAAACTGAAGTCTATAATGGAGAACGATTGTAGAAAACGATTAATCGATGTTTGTACTTCGATTATACTCTGACAGTAACGTTTAACAAGAGTTCGAACTGGCAGCACCATCTCCTTTCACATCGAAGTATTTGTCGCCTTGTGATCTGGTCGATGGGAAAATTTGAAAACAAGATATGCAGGAAAATTCGGTGAGTGCATGGCATGGTTTAAATTACTATTTATGTTTCTGTATCGGTTAATGTTATCGATATTTTGTTTATGGTGTTAATGCGTTACCTAACATTTTAACGTTATATAAAAGCCGAAGCTTTAACCTCAAACTCTTTCGTCTCTATCGGGATCGCTTGAAACCTAGATACCGTTTTAGTGTTAATTCCTTTCATCCGTATCTTATCGCCCATTGTCATCTGATAAACGATAAACTCTACCTGTTACCTCCTTGAGATCTGAGAGCTCAGTATCAATCACACCACAGTAAGACTCACTATGGTTGACCCAATCACTATATGCAGCATTGCATATTACACAGAAGCCTTACAAGTTCTTCTATTTACGCAATATTATCTGTCAATGCAAGCTGTAGCTTTCGCCAATGTTAGGGTGAATAATATTGATAAATGTAGTGAGTGAAAAGTATATTGCATGATTCTAACGCGTTGATTGTTCGTTCAAAGTTACTGCCCTATAAGGTGATACAAGTCGAGGCATGATGTAAGTACTATGGTTGTGGGTTTCTTtgagagtttaattgttaataattgtgGATCATTAAAATATACCATTGAAAATGGGTATTTATAGAAGTCTTTATATGTAGAAAAGTTTCCAAGTgaagatttattaaattattcgttTTCATCATCCAAAACATACTATTTGCAATGTTAACTAATAGAATTCTAAAATAAATTATCAATATTAATAGTTGGTGCTTTGGTAATTTTTTATCCATAACTTTTAAtcttacaatagcgaatatatcttTCACCAGTAGATAAACGCAGAAAATACTTTGCTAGCTACTCACATtgcttattaaattatttttgattattaaGCGCTTAAAAATACCTAAAATTTGTGATCTGAAGATACAGTATATTGCAACATCAATGTATCATGTATAGAACACAATTTTTACAGGTTGGATTACAGTGATGAGTTAGAATTACAAAAAGAAGCAGACGAAGTGGAACAATTAGCCATGACTTCCTTAGGGAAGCTAATATTTGTAGATATACATTGCAGACACTCAAAGTCTTTATCTACAGATAAGTCATCTATAGATACTGTTGATTCTTTATCGCTTGCTTTTGAGAATCTTTTCTACATGCCATTTGACATTATTGAAAATTATAGTAGTACCGTGCATACTCTGGATATTAGTCATAATAAATTCAGTAGGTATGTATCATCAAAACTATTTGTGCATGCACAAGTTTTTGCACGACTACGGACAGAAGGCTTAGAATAAAGTGAATCTTTTCTTCATCCATTGTCTGTTTAGAAACTTACAATTTTTggctgaatttgaaaatttgacgtCTCTTAACTTAGATCACAATAATATAGATGACTACACTGTATTCCCACATATGCCAAAACTTCAACTTCTGTGGTTAAATCATAATAATGTAGAGGAATTGTATCCATTTATAAAGAATCTCCACGAGAGTTTACCCAACCTCAGATACTTGTGCCTTATGGGTAATAAGGCAGCACCAAGTTATTTGAACGGTGGAACCTTTTATGACTACCTTCAgtacaggtatgagaaaaagTACAAATAGGCGAATGCAAATTTTCTGAATAAGAGAAATATCTAAGTATGGTGTATGTGCATACTTTATTCGGATATTTAGAGAaacgtttttttaaaaaaaggttGTTCATCATATCTTGGTTCCCTCATTTGGTACATCTGGATGACAGAACTGTGACACCAGAACAACGTCTGGAAGCAAAAAGGCTTTTTAAACGACCGTTTTTAGAAAACCTTACGGAGTATACTCCTGTTCCAGAATGCATTAAACATCTGCAACATAAAATTGCAAACATATTTTCCAAACCAACACTGCCTTACAAAGCAAAAGCAAGGGGAACaaactttattatttaatacagTATTAAGTTATTAATGTGATTCTACTTAAAAGCTATTTACTTTTACTGAGTTAGAATAACATTTAATGCAAGACGCGCATGTTTTTATCTTATAAAAAAACAAATGACAGTAAACCACTGCATGGGGCAGTAACAAATCAACAAgaagtttaaataatttaaaatacaatttaCACTGAGGTACATGATTATATTAATCATTTTTATACTTCAGTCTAAGTAGTATAGTAAACTAATTCGTATACAATAAATTAATTACAGATTTTGCAACAAACATTAGCTCGATAAGAGCATATCCATCTATGGGCATTTTCTATTGATTAATGTTACTCAACTACAATTTAAAAAGTATTCAGCTTTGCTTAATTCCCAATAACTTTTTACAAATATTGTATACTATACACTTGTTACATACATTTGTATGCGTTTGTATATTTTATACTACtggcaataataaataaaaaatttatattataagatCATCATGTGATTGCTTATAATAATTGTTTTTTAATCCGTGGTTTTGATTTTCCCGGTGTTTTTATGTTTTAAAATaacgtttcaatttttaatcaCATATCGGAACATTTTGGCTTACGTAATAATATTTTAcgaattattttgttttttaaatttattctttGCTTTTGAACATTTTATTTGTCAGCCACatgttttgtttttaattattccATTGCTTTAAACTTCAATGACTATTTTTATCTCTTTTTTCAATTTTGAATGTTGATATTCCGattcatttttgcaattttcgtttattaaattgtttttgcatccgtgaaaataaaaattcttcgaCGTTTTGCCGCGctcgatacaatctatatttatcGATAAGAATATTATTCTAGAATTTTACGATTGTGAGAACCCTTTGAGATAGATCGTTCCAAGATTGATTCGATATTCGATTCTTATTAGGAAACGCTGCCCAGACAATCGTAAACATGTTTAAGATAAGAAAGTTTATTGAACGAGTTAGAATATGTGGTAAATTCCGTTTTATACCAGCATATATTGCGAACAGTAGCTGATAAGTCATGCAAAAATATCATGCGACTAATTAACGCAACGCGACTTCAACAAATCGAAGTTAAATAAGTTTTTATCGATTGACAATTCAAATATGAGAACAATTAGTAAAATTGTatccaaattattttttttttttcatgtaaGAATGAAAAGAACTGTTTGCCATTATACATTTTTcagattaatttttatattctatAGGACTACATAATCATTATCTAATATTTGTTTCGATAATATCTATCGAAAGATTCTTCGTGGtcaaagaaaatttaaaatatttaatttattcgtgAATTTTTAAATCGCTAAATGtctcgataaaaataattttaatataacaaGTAATCGTTTCATGTATGTCGAGTTATTCTCGACAACTATTTTCATCTTAAAATTAATCTTATCTTGCATATCGATATTTGTACGATagcgtcaactgtttcagcgattACGAATGGGAGCCACTCGCTTCACACGACGTGCCAATTCGTTATTTGCCATCGTTCTTGGAAACTCTGCATTCTTCCACACGAGGCCTCCAAACGGGTAAGGGTTTTGTCACGTGTTTTCCAATTCGAGTTCACATGTTACAGATTTATTTCTTATCCGTAGCAGTAGATAGCTTAACTGACGATTCCCGAACACATCGATGACTTCTTTTATTCTTTGTTACACATTTTATACTTTTCAATTATCAATGCAATAGGACCTCGATAAATGCAACTTTGACGGTTGCATGAGTGCCTCGTTTGTTGCGTTTAATGGGCATTCTTATctagatacaaactcgaaataacgagtggatgataaaaaaaaatgtcgATTCTTTACCCGTTAAACAAAGTTGAGAATTTTAAGTTTTAATAAATTGcactattttctttaaaattgtaCTAGCTTATTGTCCGTTTCGCCACGTTCATGTTTTCAAAGTTTTCCATCTTTTGCATACTTTGATTTTGTCGCTCTAATTGATATTAATTCACTAGCGATTATACGTACTATTCGATTTTCATTTCTATTTCTGAAGACGTAGTATCGTTTTAATTGAACAATTTGAAGCAGCTTTCTGAATAGACTGACGTTAATTGACCAACGTCGGGCACGCGAGGATGCTAAGAAAATGATTATACAAGGAACTACGAACGTAGATACCTTAATGAACATACGATATAAAACTGAGACCCAAACAAATTTAATAAGTTGAGTGGATCGTGACATAGCGACTTTCGACTAACGATAGCGAtacttttttcttattattacttCTTTCGTGACCTACATCGTGCAAGATCTTGCTAATACTTTCAGGATACTAACCTTAAGCTTGATCGTTTGAAGAGGGCGTAATTTGTATTGAGAGATAGTATAATCGCTGACGTATTACACACGCAAGCACTCGATATTATGCGCGATTAATTCGTTCCTTCCGATAATCGATCtatcaaataattttcttacaGTCGATGTTCTACCGTAATGTTTTCTACAATTACAAAatgataattaattttattatcgaCTTTAATAATTTGGAGCACATTTACTATGAACAATATTTTCCTTATTATTTTGTTAGATTTTTGTATAAGCATTTAAACTTTGTCACGAACTGCTTTGTAATTCAAGTTAAACGGTATACATTACAAATATTTAATATCATTTTCATCATAAAGTTAAATCtaattgcaactgaaaatatattCCTGTAAAAGTATATAAGctattaaaagaaattaaattttaaatttaattttgttttacttACTGTATCCACGAACGTGGATATAAAAATGTGTAAAtagataatatttaaatatgttgcctggttttacaaaaaaaaaaaataatgcagtttattaataacaatttgtacaattatattatatcgACTAACAGTAATACTTCACGTGTCACTATAATTGTGTCCATATCTAATTAGGTTTCGATATTTTCTAGAAATTGTGTAGAAAGTTAAAACAATTATTTGGATTACTTAAGtttactttttaaaataatgatttcGTATATTTTGATGACTTCCTATTTCTGGTGCATAGTCTTTCCATAACGAGAGATCCATTGCTGGAATATTTTCGCAGCTCACAACAGGGTTACTAAAATTAAtggaattaaatataattactaATTATTAGAACGTGCATCGTAGAAATAGAGAGAGAAAACTTACGATAGAGATACTTGTTGGAATCCCtttgtttgcatacttgtaATCTGATCGCCGTTGTCACAGAATAGTCTTGATATGCTAGATTTTCGTATTTCGTTtagttgttctaaaaaaattacagaatTAATTATTCGTTTTTCGATTTTAAGTAACAGAAATTTATTTAGATGGAGACTTGTTAATTCGATTAACTTCGATTCTGGAATATCGTAATTAACGATAGAAAGTAATATTTACCTATAGTAAATGCCAGTTCGTTGCCGCCTCTTTCGAACCAGAAACGATCACCCACGCGCGTTCGATAAAACTGTCTAATAAGAATGCATAGGAAAGTTGGTCCAGAAAGTGTTCCTGGTACGTGGGTCTCTAACGATCCACCAACAGTTAGATCAACATCATCGGGACTTGCATACAATTCAGACAATTTTTCCACGTTCTGTATACAAAAGACATTCATAACAATTTTTACATAATTAGTATTAGCATCGAAttggtataaaattttaaatcagatATCTAACGAACTTCGAAGCGCGGGTCAAAAGTGATCCACCGTCCTCTACCGTCTAAGAAGTAAAAATGACACGAATTTGTGGGACAATTTAATATATGATTACTTTTCCATTCTTCGACGTGTAAGGAACTTCTAAGCGTGGGTCAAAAGTGACCAGTTCCAAGCTTATTTACAAATCCCGTTTCTACCTACCGCGATGGAAATATAATCCGTGAAGTCAGCGAAGTACTTCGCTCTGGGCAAACCGCAATACTCGCGGAAACTGTTGTACGATGCGAGTCCGTGATCGCGATTTCTTTGAATATCCGTCGCCCGAAGGTCCGATCCCAGTGGTCTACCCATTCTAAATAGAAATTCCGTAATCTGAAATACGTCAAACATGTTTTACATCTTCAGCGACATTCTCTGTTTTTTTACGATTCGTCGAATCGGTTTCGTAGTACCTCCGCGTCAAAATACTGATCGCTTGCTTTTTCTGGCTGATAAGCCATGCCTCTCGTGAGGTCGTCCATGTTGTTGCGCTCTTCGATAACGCCTGGTCTGTTGAAATGGTCGCTGAGCCTCAAGGCACCGTTTGTGAATCGATGCTCCGTTACTAAGCTGAAAAAATCGTAGAAAACTCAGCAATATCGTCTCCAATAACATTTTTTCGATGTAGTGTATTGAAATTGTAGGATTATAGGttgtattatttaattaaacaacaatatttgactgtagaatttcgtaaAGTACAATTTTGGGTTTTCGTAATGTTAAACGAATCAAAAAATATGGAATACTCGGAGAAGAAacaaaattaagaaaatattacatTACGCATATCTATTAAATGTAGTAAGAGCaatcgtaaataaaattattgtaaaaattaGTGTGAAAATAGCCCCCAGAACGAGGATGCTGGAAATATATTTTTGGAATGTCTCGAAAACTAGATGATGTAGAAagatttccttttcatttttaattgtgTTTTTGAGTAAAGAATTCTATTGCataagaaaattgaaaaaagatTTATTTTTGTCAGGCAATGAAAAATTGTTAGGTTACTTTAGCTTAATGAGGCCTAACTAAGGATCTCATTAGTtagattgttggccaaatctctGTAATTTTCAGAATACGATAAAATCCATCAGCGTGTATCCATAGAAAATTAGTACATTACAATGTTGATTGAAGAATAAGTTGCAAAGGTTTCGCCATTAGATTGTGAACCAATCTCGCGCGGGACTGGTTTTCAAAGGTTCCCAGACAGATAATTACGAACCGAGTGTTACATTTTTCAAGGCTATTTTTAAAGATCGTTGTTTGATTAAGACACGACTAGTGATATTTAAACAACATTCTAAAATGACTTCTGAAATCATTGAAGACAAAAattgatgcaaataccagttaTACTACTGTTAGTAGAAATTTTGTTCGACTTACTTGAGGTACCCAGCGATAAGAGAATGGAAATATCGAAAAGCTGCTGTAGAATGTTCGTTCAGGACACTCGGGTTCATGTTAGGATCGTAGTCGTTCACGTAATCTTTTGTGTCGTACAAAATCTTGTTGCCATATGTTCCTTCAACGCCTAAAACAGGAACGTTcgtatcaaaattaataatcgtTGTACCATAAAAATTTTCATAGTTAACTCTTTTACAATTTTAACACGTTCTTGATTTATGTCAAATTTATTTAGGTTTAGCAGGGTAATTTGAAACAAATGTCCATCGATTTTATAAAAAGGTTaatagaaataaattatttactatATTGTGACGAAGTGGTCTTACCTAAAAATATTGGCAGCCATTCGTAGTATGAAATCTGTTGATGTTCTGCGATTACGATTCGTCGCGTCTCTTGGAATATTGTTTCGTCTGTCCAATGTGGATTCAAACGAGCCAAAGCATCAGCCACGCGGTTATGCTCTCTGAGCAGTATTATTTGTAAAACGGTCAACTGGGGATTCTGATTACTACGTGTGTCGCCTGAAATTTTGATCAGTAATAACAAAAACAATTTCAGTTACATCAATTTTTACGATACACTTCTGTAAATACTTCGTGGAATAATTACTAGCAATTAACAGTTTCTACTACGACTGGTCAAATGgtcgttttttaaattttatttagaatttcCAACATAgaatgttattttagcgccatctaACTTCACAAATCTAATAAGATTGTACCTTTTGCTTAATGGTCTGTCAATTCgaaaaaaatacattaaaattCTTGTATTTAAGTTTCCCGAATAAAATGTGACATAACAGTTGCCGTCATAAaataaatctgaaacgttgcatGAACACGGGTTGTGATAGATTGATGCAAGTTTAATCTTTCCCTGTCCAGAATGAAAAGTAACAATAGTCAGGTAGTGGCAGTTTCTGGCTAGTAATCTATCTCTAAAATAAATTGGACCTGTTGACAGGCTATTACGTGGAATAGATGGATCGCAAAGAGTTATACCATGAATAATAATCGATATTCGTGGTTTAGTTTCCGTCTGTAAGCCACTTCTTGAAAATTTAGATGTGTTCTGTAAAACCGAGACGGCCAGGATGTCGAAGCTTACCAGTTTGATAACAAACTTCCTCAGGTTCCGTAGTATCGCAGACTTGACTCTTATTGGCTGCCGCAGGTGGCCATTCCCTGTTATGTCGAACATCTACGTTCAAACGTCCTCCAACTCCTGCCCTCAAACTGGCTGCAACTTGATCACTGGATCCATAAACCAGGGAGAGATCCAAGTAATGTGTAACGACGGTCAGCTGTAAGATCACGTGCATAATTTCATAAAAGATGACATAAGCTTGGCAGATGATATGGTGTATATAGGAAATCTCTTCCTTCGAGAATGAATTTAGTTTAGTTTGATCGAGGTTAAAGATATCTATAGTAACAGACATTTTCGATAGTATCCGTTTGGTTTTCAGAAAATGTGTGTCTTGTACACTTGAAAAAGTATGCATGAAAAATAGTTATTTTTTCGGCAAATATTAGCAGATACtttaatatacaaacaaaaatatatttgctGATAAGAATGTTGCCCCTTTCTGTTTTAAAACGGTAGCAGAGCGTGAGAAGGATAGCTTCAATTAGATCACAACATCATATTGCAACGATTGTAGTGCAAAGTGATTAAAATACAATAGAGCCTCGATAATTGCAAGAAAATGATACCGAAGTGTCTTCTACGCGTCGAGATTCACGCAATTATCGAGATAACTGATGAAATAAGAAGCTTAGTATGTCTCCACTCTCTATGGTTGACACTATTAATTCTATTTCCAAGTAGTTCATTCGCTGCTGAATGATCGTTATATTCCTTTTGTAAACGCAGTGAAAAAAGTTCTCACGCAATAATCAAGGTTGCGTTTATCGAGGTTCTACTGCGTTGTTTTAGAAAATATATGAAGAGCTACAGGCtgtacaattaatatttttccttagaaattaattttcagtgGCATTTagaatggtaaatatttttgtattgatTTTGGAAATTGATAGTATCTATACATACTTGTAAATTATtcgtttcaaaaatattgatgaactTGAAATCCCAAAAAATGACAATTAAGTTAAACTTCATCGTCAACAAAAGTAATTACTCCATGTTCAAATGATGTAGAAACGAgacagaaaatttaatattaaaaaacaaaaatgaaaaatgctcTCCTTGGATCTGTTCAAATTTTCGCGTAATGTTAACATCGATAATCGACACGATGCAACGAGTAATCGACGTAACGATTAATACATTCGTTCGAGTGTAACTAATTACAGTCTTCCGGCGTAGACGTTTACGTGACTGTAAATAGCGTAATTGGTGTTCGTGAACTCTGATACTAGTTCTGATCTGGGTTACCGAGTGCACCCTGGGTATCCACGGATGAGGTAACAGATGATTGCGAGGAAAGTCAATAACCGCGAGGAATAGCGAACCTGTTCTGCTGGTTTGTATTGCGAGGAGCAGCCACGGTCAAGGTCAGTTGTACCACGGACGAAGTTGAGACATCTTGTGTTGGCCTTGCTGTAGGTAGGGTCATTGTAAGGAATAAGTATGGGGTAACATTGACTGTGAAGCTGCGACTGATCTACCAATTGTCCGTCGTCTGTGCAACACTTGGTCGCGTGGGGCTctagaagaaaaaataaaaggtCAGTCGTTAGTTATAAGGGCTCTG comes from the Colletes latitarsis isolate SP2378_abdomen chromosome 7, iyColLati1, whole genome shotgun sequence genome and includes:
- the LOC143343846 gene encoding leucine-rich melanocyte differentiation-associated protein isoform X3 encodes the protein MTSLGKLIFVDIHCRHSKSLSTDKSSIDTVDSLSLAFENLFYMPFDIIENYSSTVHTLDISHNKFSRNLQFLAEFENLTSLNLDHNNIDDYTVFPHMPKLQLLWLNHNNVEELYPFIKNLHESLPNLRYLCLMGNKAAPSYLNGGTFYDYLQYRLFIISWFPHLVHLDDRTVTPEQRLEAKRLFKRPFLENLTEYTPVPECIKHLQHKIANIFSKPTLPYKAKARGTNFII
- the LOC143343846 gene encoding leucine-rich melanocyte differentiation-associated protein isoform X2 — encoded protein: MMLDYSDELELQKEADEVEQLAMTSLGKLIFVDIHCRHSKSLSTDKSSIDTVDSLSLAFENLFYMPFDIIENYSSTVHTLDISHNKFSRNLQFLAEFENLTSLNLDHNNIDDYTVFPHMPKLQLLWLNHNNVEELYPFIKNLHESLPNLRYLCLMGNKAAPSYLNGGTFYDYLQYRLFIISWFPHLVHLDDRTVTPEQRLEAKRLFKRPFLENLTEYTPVPECIKHLQHKIANIFSKPTLPYKAKARGTNFII
- the LOC143343844 gene encoding peroxidase, with protein sequence MKERTVHWITTIFLVAIVLKRASSASHGKITLDNEKSSENEDFLDLKASEATYNFPLSINFGNSFHSFGYSPQPANSYSKFLNRGNIHQEIRCGDTYPRGCEKSRYRTYDGSCNNLQNPTWGMANTRYGRLLPANYGDGIRSPTSSVTGAELPLSRMVSYVMFPSVDIDDRIWTLAAMQWGQIITHDMALIDGTTQSKPHATKCCTDDGQLVDQSQLHSQCYPILIPYNDPTYSKANTRCLNFVRGTTDLDRGCSSQYKPAEQLTVVTHYLDLSLVYGSSDQVAASLRAGVGGRLNVDVRHNREWPPAAANKSQVCDTTEPEEVCYQTGDTRSNQNPQLTVLQIILLREHNRVADALARLNPHWTDETIFQETRRIVIAEHQQISYYEWLPIFLGVEGTYGNKILYDTKDYVNDYDPNMNPSVLNEHSTAAFRYFHSLIAGYLNLVTEHRFTNGALRLSDHFNRPGVIEERNNMDDLTRGMAYQPEKASDQYFDAEITEFLFRMGRPLGSDLRATDIQRNRDHGLASYNSFREYCGLPRAKYFADFTDYISIANVEKLSELYASPDDVDLTVGGSLETHVPGTLSGPTFLCILIRQFYRTRVGDRFWFERGGNELAFTIEQLNEIRKSSISRLFCDNGDQITSMQTKGFQQVSLSNPVVSCENIPAMDLSLWKDYAPEIGSHQNIRNHYFKK
- the LOC143343846 gene encoding leucine-rich melanocyte differentiation-associated protein isoform X1: MGKFENKICRKIRLDYSDELELQKEADEVEQLAMTSLGKLIFVDIHCRHSKSLSTDKSSIDTVDSLSLAFENLFYMPFDIIENYSSTVHTLDISHNKFSRNLQFLAEFENLTSLNLDHNNIDDYTVFPHMPKLQLLWLNHNNVEELYPFIKNLHESLPNLRYLCLMGNKAAPSYLNGGTFYDYLQYRLFIISWFPHLVHLDDRTVTPEQRLEAKRLFKRPFLENLTEYTPVPECIKHLQHKIANIFSKPTLPYKAKARGTNFII